One genomic region from Ptychodera flava strain L36383 chromosome 14, AS_Pfla_20210202, whole genome shotgun sequence encodes:
- the LOC139149249 gene encoding heterogeneous nuclear ribonucleoprotein L-like, with product MATYDGHAAKRQRTDSDGRGVQSGARDKFEDPHKPPPSPVVHVRGLSDTVIEADLVEAVQHFGPISYVIMMPRKRQALIEFEDIEGAKACVNFAQQNNIIHVGNSPAYFNFSTSQRISRPGGAEDNRNTNHILLITVLNPRYPITTDVMHTICNPFGPVQRIVIFKKNGIQTMIEFDNVDSASRAKASLNGADIYSGCCTLKIEYARPTRLNVYKNDSETYDYTNPTLGTGTKEKGNALLEEPRGYQMGVQVQQQSHGMGQQQGYNQYQSQNQMQNMHGQYSQQNQMGGQGQMGNSMMGNQMGGQMGNQMGGQMGNQMGNQMGNQMGGHMGNQPKGSPVVMVYGMDPDKMNCDRLFNILCLYGNVIKIKFMKSKPGCAMVQMGDALAVERAITNLNNVVVFDKKMQLGFSKQMFLSDQMQPSDLPDGSPCFKDFSQSRNNRFSSPEAASKNRIQQPAKVLHFFNAHPDSTDSTIRQIFSENGVRDPICVKMFKAKSERSTAGLVEWENVSDAIEAVIVCNHQEMPNPSGRYPYTFKLCFSSALHAV from the exons ATGGCGACGTATGATGGACACGCCGCCAAAAGACAGAGGACTGATTCCGACGGTAGAGGGGTACAGTCGGGAGCACGG GACAAGTTTGAAGACCCCCACAAGCCTCCTCCCTCCCCTGTTGTCCATGTCAGAGGTCTCTCAGACACTGTCATAGAAGCAGACTTGGTTGAAGCAGTTCAACACTTTGGACCCATCAG ctATGTTATTATGATGCCAAGGAAGAGACAGGCTCTCATTGAATTTGAAGATATCGAAGGTGCAAAAGCATGTGTAAATTTTGCGCAG CAAAATAATATCATTCACGTGGGAAACTCTCCAGCTTATTTTAATTTCTCTACAAGCCAGAGGATTTCTCGGCCAGg TGGGGCCGAAGACAATCGCAACACTAACCATATTCTGCTGATCACTGTTCTGAACCCCAGATATCCAATAACGACA GATGTTATGCATACAATTTGCAATCCGTTTGGACCCGTACAGCGCATTGTGATTTTTAAGAAGAATGGAATTCAGACAATGATTGA ATTTGATAATGTAGACAGTGCTTCTCGAGCAAAGGCTTCCTTAAATGGAGCCGACATCTATTCAGGATGCTGTACTCTTAAAATAGAATATGCCAGG CCAACTCGTCTTAACGTTTATAAGAATGATAGTGAGACATATGACTACACCAATCCAACTCTAGGAACAGGAA CTAAAGAGAAAGGCAACGCTCTGCTCGAAGAACCAAGAGGCTATCAGATGGGAGTCCAAGTCCAGCAACAGTCACACGGCATGG GGCAACAACAAGGCTACAACCAATATCAAAGCCAGAACCAGATGCAGAACATGCATGGCCAGTACAGCCAGCAGAACCAGATGGGTGGACAGGGACAAATGGGCAATTCTATGATGGGTAACCAGATGGGTGGTCAAATGGGTAACCAGATGGGTGGTCAAATGGGTAACCAGATGGGCAACCAAATGGGTAACCAGATGGGTGGTCACATGGGTAACcagcccaaaggaagccctgtGGTCATGGTGTACGGGATGGACCCTGACAAGATGAACTGTGATAGACTTTTCAATATTCTCTGTCTCTATGGTAATGTCATCAAG ATAAAATTCATGAAGAGCAAGCCAGGCTGTGCCATGGTGCAGATGGGAGATGCTTTGGCTGTTGAAAGAGCCATTACTAACCTCAACAATGTGGTTGTCTTTGACAAGAAAATGCAGCTAGG ATTTTCCAAACAGATGTTCTTGTCAGATCAGATGCAGCCCAGTGATTTGCCAGACGGTTCACCTTGTTTCAAAGATTTCTCTCAGTCAAGAAATAACAGATTCTCCTCACCGGAAGCTGCTTCCAAGAATC GTATTCAACAGCCAGCTAAAGTGCTACACTTCTTCAATGCCCACCCAGATAGCACTGATAGTACAATACGACag ATTTTTAGTGAAAATGGTGTGAGGGATCCAATTTGTGTCAAGATGTTCAAAGCTAAAA GTGAACGCAGCACCGCTGGCTTGGTAGAATGGGAAAATGTATCTGATGCTATAGAGGCTGTTATTGTATGTAACCATCAAGAAATGCCAAACCCAA